A segment of the Desulfonatronovibrio hydrogenovorans DSM 9292 genome:
TCATGCTGGGATTCATTACCAGACTTTTTGGGCCGAACCGCTCCTGGAGGGATGGATTCCAGGCCTGGAAGTTCTGTTTGTTTTCATCCACTGCCTTTTCGTTGCCGTATCTTTTTCTGGCATGGGTGGCAGGGCCCGAGTTTCCTTCATTAATCGGCGGGCTGATTGGGCTGGGCCTGGTTGTCTGGGGAGCTAAAAAGGGTCTGGCCATGCCAGACCAAGTGTTCACTTTTAAAGGTTCCAGGGCATGGGACCCTGAATGGACAGGAAGTGTTGCGGCAATAGAAGAGACCAGGTTCACAGCCCGCATGTCCCAGGTGCGGGCCTGGATGCCATACATTCTGATCGGTCTGATCCTGGTCCTGACCAGAATTGATGAACTGGGCCTCAAAGCCTGGCTCTTATCAAAGACCCTGACCATCTCCAGTATCCTCGGATACGAATCAGTGGAGGAATCAATATCCATACTTTACTTGCCCGGTACGATCCCTTTCATGCTGGTGGCTCTTTTGACCGTTTTTATGCATTCCATGAGCCTTGGGCAGGTAAAATCAGCTTGGTTAGATACATTCAGGCGGGTCAAGAGTCCGGCCATTGCCCTTTTTTTTGCAGTGGGCCTGGTGAGCATTTTTCGAGGATCAGGTGCAGATGATTTACTGTTGAATCCCCACCAATACCCGTCAATGCCGCTGGCTGTAGCCGAGAGCATTGCCGGACTGGTCGGTCAGAGCTGGCCTTTTTTCGCGGGTTTTGTTGGAGGACTGGGGAGCTTTATCACCGGATCCAATACGGTTTCAAATCTTTTGTTTGCGGAATTTCAATGGGGAATGGCTGAACAGCTTGGCCTGTCTGTCCAGATAATTATTGCTGCCCAGGTGGCTGGCGGAGCCCTGGGAAACATGATATGCATCCACAATATTGTAGCTGTCTGCGCTGTTGTGGGTTTGGCCGGAAAAGAAGGCATGATCCTTAGTCGGACTTTCTGGCCGTTTTTACTTTACGGGGCGTCAGTGGGTCTTGTGGCTATGCTGATGTGTTTTGTGTTTTTGCCGGACATTTTCTAGGATCCGGTCAACTATTAAGGCTTATTATCATGAAGTTAAAAATACTGGTTGTTTTACCCATGTACGGGGGGTCTCTTCCGGTGGGCAGGTTTTGTGCCGAGGCCCTGAAACGACAGGGTCATCTGGTGGAGGTCTTTGAAGCCCCTGACTTCCATTGCGCTTTTACTGCTCTAAAAGGCATAAGAGTCAGCTCTTCCAGTCTGGAATATCTTGAAAACAGCTTTTTACAGGTGGTTTCCAGTGCCATCCTGGCTAAAGTTGACTTTTTTCAGCCTGACCTGGTGCTGGCTTTAGCCCAGGCTCCATTAAGCCGCCAGGCCTTGAAAAGACTAAGAGCGGACAAAGTCAGGACAGCCATGTGGTTTGTGGAGGATTTCAGGATATTCGGATATTGGCGGGCCTTTGCCCCTTATTATGATGTATTTGCAGTCATTCAAAGGGAGCCTTTTTTTTCAGAGCTTAAAGCCGCTGGTGTTGACAACCATCTCTACCTTCCCATGGCAGCAGATCCTCTTTATCATAAACCTCTGGAGCTTGGTCTGGTTGAACAAAAAAAGTGGGGAAGCGATCTTTCCTTTATGGGAGCTGGATACCCCAACCGGCGCAAGGCGTTCAAGGAACTGACCAGCTATGATTTTAAGATTTGGGGTACGGAATGGGACGGGGATTCAATTCTGGCTCCTTTTGTTCAGATGGGTGGCAGAAGGATCAGTTCTGAAGAATGCGTAAAAATATTCAATGCATCCAAAATCAACCTGAACCTGCATTCAACCATGGATCAGAATCAACTGGTCGGCCAGGGAGACTTTGTAAATCCCAGGACCTTTGAGCTGGCATCTTGTGCTGCATTTCAGCTGGTAGACAGAAGAGGTCTAATGGACGAGCTTTTCAGAGATGATGAACTGGCCTTTTTCTCAGACATGGCCGACCTCAGAGAAAAGATTGATTATTATTTGGCCCGGCCTGAAGACCGGGCGTTGATGGCTGCAAAAGCCAGAAAAAGGGTGCAAAGTGAGCACACCTATGAGCATCGGATGAAAACTCTGGTTGATTATGCAGTTGAAAAGCTTGGTCTTAAAAAAGAGTCTGCTGCAAATCCTGTATTGGATGAGCTTTCGCCTGAGCTTAGACAGGACCTGGAATCCATGCTGGCCAGGCTGGGCCTTTCGCCCAATGCCCGGTTCGAGGATGTGGTCCACTATATCAGGCAGGAAAAAGGCAGGCTCAGCCCCCTGGAGACATCAATACTCTTTCTGGACGAATGGCAGAAACAGTATAAAAGCTGACAACCAGATATTGAAGGAACTGTTCTCAGTTAACTGGGACAATTTGGTTTTTAGTGGAACGACTTCAGATTTTTCCCGGCCTTTACCGTGCTTTCCGGGAACTGTTAATGAGAGCTGGCTCCCGGGTCTTGTTGACTGGACCAGGACAAGTGCCTAGGATTCATTTTTTTGAATGACCCTTCCAGACTTTTCTATGTTTAACTATCTAATAAATAAGGATATTGTTTATGATAAAGCCCAGCACCCAGATTCGTTTAGAAGGAATGAACGCCATTATCCTGGCTATTCTGGCCACCCTGGTATTTGCTCTTTTAGGCTGGGGATTCCTGGCTCTGCTCGGTCTGGTGAGTGTCGGGTTTATTCTCAATTTTTTCAGGGATCCGGAACGGGTTGTCCCGGATGAACCCGATGTTGCAGTAGCACCGGCCGATGGCAAAGTGGTCAAGGCCGGATTGATGACTGACCCCATAACCGGAGAAGAAAGGCAGGCCATATGCATTTTCATGAATGTTTTCAATGTTCATGTAAACAGAATGCCAGTGGCTGGAAAAATTGAAGCCATAAAGTATTTTCCGGGCAAGTTCTTTAATGCTTCTCTGGACAAGGCGTCCAGGGACAATGAGAGATGCGCCTGGCTATTAAGTGATGAAAAAAAAGGAAAATGGACCATGGTCCAGATAGCCGGGCTGGTGGCCAGAAGGATTGTCTGTCTGGCTGAAAAAGGTGACCAGCTTGCCCGTGGGGAGCGTTACGGGCTTATCAAGTTCGGCTCCAGGGTTGACCTTTTCCTCCCAAGTGAATATGAAATTGCAGTAGATATCGGTGACAAGACCATTGCCGGGCAAACAATCATTGCCAAGAAAATAAGTTGATTAATGACCAATAAATCAGGCCCAAAACACAAGGGATTTTATATCCTGCCTAACTTGCTGACCACAGCCAGTCTGTTTATCGGCTTTATGGGCATATTGTGGGCCATTGAGGGCCGGTTTGAACTGACCGCTCTGGCCATCCTGGCTGCCTGTATTTTTGATGGTCTTGATGGCAAGATTGCCAGACTGACTAATTCGACCTCTGATTTTGGAATCCAGTTTGATTCTTTGTCCGACCTGGTTTCGTTTGGAGTGTGTCCGGCGCTTATGATTTATTTATGGCAGACCCATGCCTTTGATCAGGTCGGGCTGGCAGTAGCATTCTTGTTCATGGCCTGCGGAGCCCTCAGGCTGGCCAGGTTCAACCTCCAAACCAAGAATCTGCCCAAGAGTTTCTTCCTGGGGCTGCCCATCCCTGCGGCTGCCTGTACTTTGGCCACTCTGGTCCTTTTTACTACTTATCTGCCTGAAACACTGCTGACGGTTGTCCTGCCCAAGGCAACCCTGGCCCTGACCTTTGCCCTTGGCCTGCTTATGATCAGCAAGGTGAAATATGCTTCATTTAAAGAACTTGAGATGGTCAGGCTCCATCCATTTTCTTCAACGGTCACGGCCATCATGATTTTTGTTCTGGTGGCTTCAGAACCCAAATTTCTGGGCTTTCTGTTTTTCATGGCCTATGTCTTTTCAGGTCTGATATACACCTACCTTTACCTTCCTCTACGCAAGCCTGCAAACCTACGAGAGCCCAAAAAGGAGCTCTCATAATTATTTAATATTTCATATTGACCGCTTTGGTCGCCTTATTTCAGGACTTGAGTCTTTGGAGTGATGAGTCTAACCTTTTTAGGGGTTTCTGGATAACACACCATAACAGATCTGATTCAGATAACCCTGTTCCTGATGGCTAAGTTGACTCCTCACTCAGTAGACTTGTAACTTATTATATTTTTTATTTAAATAAATCAGGGAGAAATACCATGTCCAACAGAGTATATATATTTGATACCACCCTTCGTGATGGCGAGCAGTCACCTGGAGCGACCATGAATACCAGGGAAAAGGTACGGCTGGCCAGGCAATTGGAAAGGCTCGGTGTGGATATAATAGAGGCCGGGTTTCCAGCTGCAAGCCAGGGAGATTTTGATTCAGTCTCTGAGATAGCTGCTTCAGTGAAAAATGCCGAGGTGGCCGGACTTTGCCGGTCAGTCAAAAAAGACATTGATGCTGCCTGGGGGGCAATAAAGGAAGCTGCAAAACCCAGGATTCACACCTTTATTGCAACTTCTGACATCCATATGAAATACAAGCTGGGTAAGAGCAGGGACCAGGTCCTGGAGATGACCAGGGATGCTGTGGCCTATGCAGCAGGCCTTTGTCCCAATGTGGAATTCTCAGCTGAAGATGCTTCCAGGTCCGAGCCCCAATTCCTGGCTAAGGTGGTTGAGGCAGCCATAGCAGCCGGAGCAAAAACTATAAATATTCCCGATACAGTGGGCTATGCCCAGCCTTATGAATATGGAGAGCTGATCAGGTTTCTTTTGGACAACGTGGAAAACAGTCACAAGGCGATTTTCAGTGTGCATTGTCACAATGACCTGGGCCTTGGCGTTGCCAACACCCTTGCAGCGATCAAGGCTGGAGCCAGACAGGCCGAGGTGACCCTGAGCGGAATTGGAGAAAGGGCTGGAAACGCTGCCCTGGAAGAAGTGGTCATGGCTTTGAATGTCCGGGCAGACTACTATGGCCTTGAAACCGGAATTGATACAGCCCAGATTTATCCGTCCTGCCGGCTTCTCTCCATGATCATCGGGCAGCCCATTCCTCCTTACAAGGCCATTACTGGAGCCAATGCCTTTGCTCATGAATCCGGCATCCACCAGGACGGCATGCTCAAAAACAGGCAGACTTACGAAATCATGACCCCGGACAGCATCGGCAAGTCATCCAGTGACATCGTTATTGGCAAGCATTCAGGCCGCCATGCCCTGAAGAGCAAGCTGGACGAACTTGGCTACCGCCTGACTGAGGAGCAGCTTTCCCAGGTTTTTCAGGCAGTAAAAAACCTGGCTGATAAAAAGAAACAGGTTTTTATTGAAGATGTGGAAGCTGTAGTCCTGGAAGAGGTTTACCGGATACCTGATAAGTTCAAACTGATCTACCTGAGTTCCATGTCCGGAAACATGGCCATTCCAACCGCTGCCCTTAAAATGGAAGTCATGGGTGAGGAAAAGCAGCTGTCGGATTTCGGAGTGGGTCCCATTGACGCGGTTTTCAATACCATTGACCATTTAGTTGAAAGAAGTCCAAAGCTTATGCGTTATTCGGTCAATGCTATCACTGGCGGGGCTGATGCCCAGGGAGAGGTTACAGTCAAGCTTGAAGAAAACTCCATGACCTCAGTGGGCCGGGCATCAGATCCGGATATCATTGTGGCCAGTGCCAAAGCCTATATAAATGCCTTGAACCGTCTGGCCAAAAAGGAAAGTGACCTTGAAGAAGGCAGGGCTGATGGATCTGGTGACCATGCACCTTAGCTGAATAGCTACCTGAAGATCAGGAAGCCTGTCTGATTTGTTTGGATTTTTATTGTTAATTATGAGTCCTGACTGCCTTATACCAAATAGGAGATAACCATTGTGGCAAAGACACTAGCTCAGAAAATTCTGCAAATGCACTGCAGGGAAGAGGTTAAGGAGGCCGGCCAGATTGTTCAGTGTGAAACCAGCATGGTGCTGGCCAATGATATCACTGCTCCCCTGGCCATTGATTCGTTTCGGAAAATGGGGGCTAAAAGGGTGTTTGACCGGGAAAAGGTCGCTTTGGTCTGCGACCATTTCACCCCCAATAAGGACATTGATTCAGCCGAGCAGGTCAAAAAGGTCCGGGAGTTTGCAAAGGAAATGGGCGTGGTCCATTACTATGAAGGTGGGAACGTAGGGGTTGAACACGCTCTCTTGCCTGAGTTGGGCCTGGTCGGGCCAGGAGACATAGTGGTAGGCGCAGACAGTCATACCTGTACTTATGGAGGGCTGGGCGCGTTTGCCACCGGTATGGGCAGTACTGACATAGCTGGAGCCATGGCTTTGGGCGAAACCTGGTTCAAGGTTCCGGAAAGCATCAGGGTGAACATCGCAGGAGAGCTTGAAAAATATACCACGGCCAAGGATATTATTCTGCACCTGATCGGGCTGATCGGGGTTGACGGCGCCTTGTACAGGGCCCTTGAGTTTGCCGGACCGGTTGTTGACCAGTTGGAAATGGAAGGCAGGATGACCATGGCCAACATGGCTATTGAGGCTGGAGGTAAAGTCGGGCTTTTCCCATCAGATCAGAAAACCCTTGAATATTGCAGCCAGAAAGGTTTTGAAAATGCCATTGAGATATTCCCTGATGCCGGGGCTTCATACTACCGGAAAGTAGAGATTAATATGACCGGTATGGGACCTCAAGTTGCCTGTCCCCATCTTCCTGACAATGTCAAAGGCATTGATGAGCTTGGAGGAATCAAAGTCGACCAGGTTGTGCTTGGTTCATGCACCAATGGCCGCATTTCTGATCTGAGACAGGCTGCCCGGATTATTGAAGGCCAGAAGGTGAACCCCAAGGTCAGATTCATTGTGCTGCCTGCAACCCCAAAGATTTATGAGCAGGCTCTTGATGAAGGGTTGCTTGGCATCTTCATCAAGGCCGGGGCAATTATCGGCCCTCCGACTTGTGGACCATGCCTTGGTGGACACATGGGGATTCTGGCTTCAGGGGAAAAATGCCTGGCCACGACCAATCGAAATTTCAAAGGTCGGATGGGCAGCCTGGAAAGTGAAGTCTACCTCGGATCTCCTGTGGTAGCGGCTGCTGCGGCCATAGCCGGTGAAATTATTCATCCGGAAAAGCTGTAATAGCCAGCAGATTGCCCATCTTGCTTTTGATGGATGAGAGTTCAGGTGCAGGAGAGCCTTTGGTTTTATAAACTATAGTGGAGAATTCAGATGAATTATAAAGGTCAAGCTCATAAGGTCGGAGATCACATAGATACTGATGCCATCATACCGGCCAGATTCCTGGTGACCACAGATGCAACAGAGCTGGGAAACAAATGTTTTGAAGGACTGGAAGAAGGCTGGGTAAAAAGAGTGAACAAAGGAGATATCCTGGTGGGCGGGAAAAACTTTGGCTGTGGTTCGTCCAGGGAACATGCCCCGATAGCTATCCTTGGGGCGGGCATGCCAGTGGTTGTTGCTCATAGTTTTGCCAGGATATTTTATCGTAACGGGTTCAACATGGGCCTGGTCCTTTTGGAAATCGGCGACGACATAGCCGGGATAAATGACGGTGATGAGCTGGATATTGATGCAAAGACCGGAATTATCAAAAATCTCACCACCAATAAAGAAATCAGGAGCCGTCCGGTTCCAGAGTTCATGGCTGAAATCCTGGCCAAAGGGGGATTAATCCCCTATGTTCGGGAAAAGGTGGCTCAGTAAAATTTAAGGGTAGTTTAAGTCCTGATTTTTTTCTGTAAATCTGAAACACACAGGAATTTCTATGCACATGAAGATATGCGTTTTGCCCGGGGATGGAATCGGCAAGGAAATAATGATTCAGGCTGAAAAAGTCATGGCCAGGATTGCTGATCTCTTTGGCCATGATCTGGAGATTGACCATGCTCTGATCGGTGGGGCTGCCATTGATGAAAAAGGTGTTCCCCTTCCTGATGAAACCATTGAACTCTGCTCGGGCAAAGACGCTATCTTGCTCGGAGCAGTGGGCGGACCCAAATGGGATGAGCTGGATAAAGCAATTCGTCCTGAAAAAGGACTTTTGGGCATCCGCAAAGCTTTTGATCTTTTTGCCAATCTGAGGCCTGCGCTGCTCTTTCCTGAGCTTAAAGACGCATCCCTGCTTCGGCCAGATATTGTGGACAAGGGCATTGATCTTCTGGTGGTCAGAGAGTTGACCAGCGGGATATATTTTGGAGAGCCAAGGGGGGAGGAAATAAGAAACGGTCGAAAATTTGCCTTTAACACCATGATCTACTCCGAAGATGAGATAGAAAGAGTGGCAAGGGTTGCCTTTGAAGCTGCAAGGAAAAGGCGCTCAAAGGTTTGTTCGGTGGACAAGGCCAATGTCCTGGATGTATCTCAGCTCTGGAGGGAGATCGTAATAGAGACGGCCAGGGAGTATCCTGATGTGGAACTCAGCCATCTCTACGTTGACAACGCAGCCATGCAGCTGGTCCGGGACCCGTCCCAGTTTGACGTTATTCTTACCTCAAATCTTTTCGGAGACATCCTTTCGGATGAGGCTGCGGTAATTACCGGATCTCTGGGCATGCTCCCCTCTGCATCCATGGGTCTGAAGAACCCAGCTCTGTATGAGCCTATTCATGGTTCTGCTCCGGATATTGCCGGACAAGATCTGGCCAATCCACTGGCAACCATTCTCTCTGTGGCCATGATGTTCAAGCATTCCTTTGCCTTAGACAAAGAGGCTATGGCTATTGAAGGTGCAGTTAAAGATGTTCTGGAAAAAGGCTTCCGAACCGGGGATATCATGTCTTCGGGTATGAAGCAGGTTGGTTGTGATGAGATGGGGAATCTGGTGGTTCAGGCCCTTTAGCCGGATCTTTTTCTAATCAGTTTTTTTCGGAGGACAAGATTCATCAGAAAATCTTGTCCTCCAGTTTGATGCTGACAGTCTTAGCTGTCCCCTAAAATTTGCCTGATTCGGCACACACCACAGATATCCTCGGATGTGGGGTAACCACAGTTCAGACAGGGCGTGGGCTTTTGACCCTCTTCCCGGTCCATCTTGGCAAAAGCTTTTTGTCCCCGGCTAAGAAATCCCTCATAAAAATTCAACTTTCGTCCTGGCTGCTTGTGCTCAAGCTCATCCATCAGGGTCTTGTAAAATGTGAAGCTTGCCCCTTTGCTGTAGGGACATGGAGTAAATCCGTAATCAATTCCAGCCAGAAAAGAGAGGTTGGCTGTCTCAAACTCTCCCATCCGGTACAAGGGCTTAACTTTGCGCACAAAGCCATTTTCTGCAGGAAGTAAAGGGCCTTGATCTCCCAGGTAGGCAGCGTCCCATCTGAAGACATTGGAAAAAAGCCTGGCCACTTCATCATCAAGGTTGTGTCCGGTGGCAAGAACGTTAAAGCCATTATCCATTGCAAATTTATTGAAATAATATCTTTTAATTTTGCCGCATACCGAACAGACAGGCCTTTTGATTATCTTTTTCACTTCTGGAATGGGCAGTCCCATTTTTTCCATTTCCAGGATGTAGAGTTCAAGTCTGTTTTCTGAACAAAATCTTTCCACATGGGATCTGGCATCTGCTGATGAGCCTGGGATGGCCAGATCAATATGCAGTCCGGAAACGTCGTAGCCGAGTTTTTTCAACTGCCAGGCCAGGGCCAGAGAATCCTTTCCTCCGCTTAAGGCGATGAGGATTTTGTCGTCATGGCTGAACAGCTTTTTGTCCTTGATGGCTTTTTCAACCTGTCTTTCAAAGAAAAGCAGATAGCATTCAGGACAGAATCCGGCGTTATGGCTGGGAAGGGCAATTACAGCCGTATCTTTGCATCTGGTACATTTCATGTTATCCTCTGGATGCCACAACCCTGACTTTTAGCTGGTCATCTGGAAATATCTGGACATCCGGGGTCAAAAGCCGGCCTTCCCTGATGACCAGGGCCTGGGTCGGCTTAAGGCCTAGTTTGTTAAGCAGTCCCAGCACAGTTGCGACCCTGGGGATTTCCTTAATTTTATTTTCCGGCTGAAGAAGGACTTGCATCTGCTTGCTCTTTGATTCTGTTTAGATTATCTGGTGTTATTAAGTTGGATTAAGACAAATATTCCTGTTAACCGGGCATTAACTCCACGAGGAGATGGTTTTATGAGTAAGAAGATTCTGGTTGTCGATGATGAGCTTCATATCAGGATGCTTTACCAGGAAGAGTTTGAAAGCCTTGGTTATAAAGTTGTCACATCAGATGGCTCCGAAGACATCCTTGCCCTGCTTGAGAAAGAAAAGCCCGGTCTGGTTGTGCTGGACATCAAGCTGGGTCATGACCGGTCAGGCCTGGATATACTTCAGGAAATCCGTTCCCAGGACCAGGATATCCCAGTAATTTTGTGCACAGCTTATGACAGCTTTCAGCACGACCTAAAGTCCATTGCCGCAGACCACTATGTGGTCAAGTCTGTGGACCTGACCGAGCTGGTCGGAAAAGTAAAGAAAATTCTAAGCTAATCAGGCTGGTTACACTTTGCCTCCTAGATGCACCAAGTTTATGCTTGGGGTTACCTGCCTCTTTGATACCTGTTTACAGCCCGGTTGTGTTCCTGCAGGGTTTTGCTGAAGTGATGGGAACCATCGTTTCTGGATACAAAATACAGGTAGTTATGTTCTTCTGGAAACAGGGCTGCTTTAATGGAAGCCAGGCCCGGTGAGCAGATGGGGGTGGGAGGAAAGCCCCGATGTCTGTAAGTGTTGTAGGGATTGTCCCGGTCTTCCAAATGAGATCTGCGCAGCCTGCCTTCAAATTCTTCTCCCAGGCCGTATATTATCGTGGGATCACATTGCAACAGCATGTTTTTCTGGATCCGGTTGTGAAATACCCCGGAAACAATCCTTCGTTCCGCACTGATCCCGGTTTCTTTTTCAACAAGTGAAGCCAGATTAATGGTCTGATAGACTTCATCGAAGTCCATCTGCTCCCACAAGTGTCCGGTGGATTTCCAGAACTGGCCGATCATGATACTGATAAGCCTTCTGGCTCCAATGTCCCTGGTGGGTGAGAGATAGTAGGTCTCTGGAAATAAAAAACCTTCAGCGCTTTTTCCGTGTACTCCAAGTCCCTCCAGAAAGTCCTGGTCATTAACCAGCCTGCTGAATTCTTCAAAATCAACCAGCCCTTCATGCTCCAGCAGTCTTCCGGTCTGCCACCAGCTCAGACCTTCCGGGATCTGGATTCGGTTCAAGGCTTCACGGCCTATGGTCAGATGGTCAAGTATCCTGACCATGGACCATGAGGGATCCAGCTGGTAGTGACCGGCCTTGACATCTCTGGCCTGGCCGGTGAGCCTGCCCAGAAAATAAAAGACCATTTCATTTCTTATGAGATCTTTTGAATGAAGCTGAGTTGCAATGCTTTTAAAGCTCTGGCCATGGTTGATGCGGACAATGGTTTCCAGGCTTTTGGCACTGGCAGGGGTGGTTATGGAGTGGTAGAAATAACCGGCCCCTGATATGAGCAGCAATGCAAAGAAAATCAGAAAAGAAAAGATTGCTTTTTTCATGTCACGATGTCTGATTCAAAAAGGTTTCAAGGATAAGAACTGCTGCCATCTGGTCAAGATTCTCTCTGACTTTGGTCTGGCTTAACTTTCGCTCCAAGAGCATTGATTTTGCTTCTCCAGAGGTAAAAGCCTCATTGACGGTGTAAACAGGCAGATCAGTTCTGCGGCAGAGACTCTCTTTAAAATTGATTGCCTGCCTGCATGTAAGGCTTGGTTCCTGGTCGGCCTGGATGGGAAGCCCCAAGACCACGGCCTGGATGTTCTGTTTCTCAATTATGTCCATGAGCTGGTCAAAAGTATCCTGCCGGGTGGTCCTGACAATGGTTGCCAAGGGGAAGACCATGCTTTGGCAGGGGCTGCTCACAGCCAGGCCGATTCTTTTCAGTCCAAAGTCAATTCCCAGATAGCGCATTTTGATTAATGTTGGCTCAGGAATAGTACAGCACAGGTTCCTGTATCCTGCTTTTGGACAGCTTCTTTAAAAAATCGTTTTTCCAGGTTTTCCCCAGCCTGGTCTGGGCCAGATACTCCACAGTATGTAAGACTTTTCTTTTGGATTTTAGTTCCATCAGGCTTCTTGAAATACCGATCTTACAGGAAGGGCATCCCACCAGCAGGGGAAAATCTTCATTATACTCGGGCAATTGTTTTGCAAGGATTTCCTGTTTTCTTGCCCTGATAAGATTGTAGATTTCTGGAGAGGTCATGGCTCCCAGACCGGATTCACCGCAGCAGCCAGGACTCAGTTCAATCTTTGATCCCAGGAATTCCCCTAGTTTTGAAGCGTATACCTCTCCGGCCTTAAGCAGATTCACCCCCACCCATTCGGCATGACAGGCAGGGTGGTAAAGGATTTTTTCCGGGCCATTCTGAGGTTTCGGTTCTGTTTCCTGCAACAGGTACTGAACAATATCCAGATGCCCCAGATCTTTTGAATTTGTCTTAAGGCGGTAATCATGAATCCCTTCCCTGCAGGTTCCGCAGGAAGTCAGGATATGCCCGGAAGTCAGCCCCTGATCCTTAGCAGAATTGATAAGCTGCTGGAGCATCCTGCGGTTGTCAGCTTTGATTTTTTCATAGCTTTCCAGGCAACCTCCGGCCAGCAACGGATAGCCGCAACAAAGATGTTTGTCCGGCAAAATAACGGTTCGACCTGCTTCCAAAAGCAGGACCAGACTGGCTAGGCCAATGTCGCGATAAAAAAGGCCTCCGCCACATCCAGGAAAATAAAAGACAGCTTCGCCTGTAGCCTTGTTCTCTGGCCTGAAAATGTGATGTTTGCCAAGGCGCAGGGCCTCAGGAAGATTGCGAAAACCGATTTCAGGAGATCTATCCCGGAACAGGGGGCTGGTCAGTTTTTTTCTCCAGAATGAGGGTACAATTCCCAGAGCGGTGTTCTGGATTCTCTGACCAATGCCAGCCAGTTTGGCAGCCCTGGGGATCATTTTCTGGGGGTCCTGGCTCAGGTATTTAAGGATTCTGTTTTTGACCGGATGGCCTGAAGCTTTGTTTATGTCCAAAAAAGAACGCATTTCCAGAGCAGCCCTGGCGTTTTCAATCTTTACCGGACAGGCCTGGGTGCATTTACCGCAGGCTGTGCAGTGCTCCATGATCCTTCTTAAGTGCCCAACAACCTCCTGATCAGGATCTCCATGGAGAAGCTGAGTATAGTATATGGCTTCAATGAGGGCTCCCATGGCTATGTTTTTGTTTCTGGGGTGAAACAAAAGACCTTTCTGGGGAAGGTACATGGGGCAGGTCTGCTTGCATTTGCCGCATCTGGAGCAGGACTGAATGCTTCTTAGAAGGTTGATGAGCCTGTCTTTTTCTTCAAGGCCGGTTTTATTGAGATCTTCAATCAGCTGATTGAAGGAAAAGGTGTAGGGATGAACAGGCAGATCCTTTTGAATCAGCTTTCCCGGATTAAAGACATTTCTGGGGTCGATTTTTTTCTTGTAAGCTTTCAGGGCGGCAATCTTGTCATCGGACAGAAATCCGATCTTGGTGATGCCGATGCCGTGCTCTCCAGA
Coding sequences within it:
- a CDS encoding L-lactate permease, which produces MTLPLLALIASIPILVALVMMVGLRLPATTAMPLSWAAAVLAGWFVWDMPVGYLLALTIQGGITALGILIIVFGAILILMTLRESGAMETIQSGMQSISPDMRVQALIIGFLFAAFIEGAAGFGTPAALAAPLLLALGFPPLAAAVICLCLNTFPVSFGAVGVPITMGLSYLRDLVDAALGTGATGLLFSDYESFGVVIGQWVTIMHLPMIFILPIFMLGFITRLFGPNRSWRDGFQAWKFCLFSSTAFSLPYLFLAWVAGPEFPSLIGGLIGLGLVVWGAKKGLAMPDQVFTFKGSRAWDPEWTGSVAAIEETRFTARMSQVRAWMPYILIGLILVLTRIDELGLKAWLLSKTLTISSILGYESVEESISILYLPGTIPFMLVALLTVFMHSMSLGQVKSAWLDTFRRVKSPAIALFFAVGLVSIFRGSGADDLLLNPHQYPSMPLAVAESIAGLVGQSWPFFAGFVGGLGSFITGSNTVSNLLFAEFQWGMAEQLGLSVQIIIAAQVAGGALGNMICIHNIVAVCAVVGLAGKEGMILSRTFWPFLLYGASVGLVAMLMCFVFLPDIF
- a CDS encoding CgeB family protein, encoding MKLKILVVLPMYGGSLPVGRFCAEALKRQGHLVEVFEAPDFHCAFTALKGIRVSSSSLEYLENSFLQVVSSAILAKVDFFQPDLVLALAQAPLSRQALKRLRADKVRTAMWFVEDFRIFGYWRAFAPYYDVFAVIQREPFFSELKAAGVDNHLYLPMAADPLYHKPLELGLVEQKKWGSDLSFMGAGYPNRRKAFKELTSYDFKIWGTEWDGDSILAPFVQMGGRRISSEECVKIFNASKINLNLHSTMDQNQLVGQGDFVNPRTFELASCAAFQLVDRRGLMDELFRDDELAFFSDMADLREKIDYYLARPEDRALMAAKARKRVQSEHTYEHRMKTLVDYAVEKLGLKKESAANPVLDELSPELRQDLESMLARLGLSPNARFEDVVHYIRQEKGRLSPLETSILFLDEWQKQYKS
- a CDS encoding phosphatidylserine decarboxylase family protein — encoded protein: MIKPSTQIRLEGMNAIILAILATLVFALLGWGFLALLGLVSVGFILNFFRDPERVVPDEPDVAVAPADGKVVKAGLMTDPITGEERQAICIFMNVFNVHVNRMPVAGKIEAIKYFPGKFFNASLDKASRDNERCAWLLSDEKKGKWTMVQIAGLVARRIVCLAEKGDQLARGERYGLIKFGSRVDLFLPSEYEIAVDIGDKTIAGQTIIAKKIS
- the pssA gene encoding CDP-diacylglycerol--serine O-phosphatidyltransferase, whose protein sequence is MTNKSGPKHKGFYILPNLLTTASLFIGFMGILWAIEGRFELTALAILAACIFDGLDGKIARLTNSTSDFGIQFDSLSDLVSFGVCPALMIYLWQTHAFDQVGLAVAFLFMACGALRLARFNLQTKNLPKSFFLGLPIPAAACTLATLVLFTTYLPETLLTVVLPKATLALTFALGLLMISKVKYASFKELEMVRLHPFSSTVTAIMIFVLVASEPKFLGFLFFMAYVFSGLIYTYLYLPLRKPANLREPKKELS
- a CDS encoding 2-isopropylmalate synthase, giving the protein MSNRVYIFDTTLRDGEQSPGATMNTREKVRLARQLERLGVDIIEAGFPAASQGDFDSVSEIAASVKNAEVAGLCRSVKKDIDAAWGAIKEAAKPRIHTFIATSDIHMKYKLGKSRDQVLEMTRDAVAYAAGLCPNVEFSAEDASRSEPQFLAKVVEAAIAAGAKTINIPDTVGYAQPYEYGELIRFLLDNVENSHKAIFSVHCHNDLGLGVANTLAAIKAGARQAEVTLSGIGERAGNAALEEVVMALNVRADYYGLETGIDTAQIYPSCRLLSMIIGQPIPPYKAITGANAFAHESGIHQDGMLKNRQTYEIMTPDSIGKSSSDIVIGKHSGRHALKSKLDELGYRLTEEQLSQVFQAVKNLADKKKQVFIEDVEAVVLEEVYRIPDKFKLIYLSSMSGNMAIPTAALKMEVMGEEKQLSDFGVGPIDAVFNTIDHLVERSPKLMRYSVNAITGGADAQGEVTVKLEENSMTSVGRASDPDIIVASAKAYINALNRLAKKESDLEEGRADGSGDHAP